The Oryza glaberrima chromosome 9, OglaRS2, whole genome shotgun sequence genome includes a window with the following:
- the LOC127785289 gene encoding 20 kDa chaperonin, chloroplastic-like — MASVQLSAGPRVSVSPAAALVAMPSVAAAASRGRRGYRGLVVRAATVVSPKYTSIKPLGDRVLVKIKTSDDKTVGGILLPTSVQSKPQGGQVVAVGEGRSMGSDSIEISVPVGAQVVYSKYAGTELEFDGSDHLILKEDDIIGILDTDDVKDLKPLNDRVLIKVAEAEEKTAGGLLLTQATKEKPSIGTVTAVGPGPLVEDGSRKPLSITPGNTVMYSKYAGSEFKGEDGEYIVLRVSDVMAVLS, encoded by the exons ATGGCGTCGGTGCAGCTGTCCGCCGGCCCGCGGGTGTCAgtgtcaccggcggcggcgctggtggcgatgccttcggtcgccgccgccgcatcgaggGGGCGCCGCGGGTACCGGGGGCTCGTCGTGAGGGCCGCCACGGTCGTGTCGCCCAAG TATACTTCTATCAAACCCTTGGGAGATAGGGTGCTTGTGAAGATCAAGACCTCTGATGATAAAACTGTTGGAGGAATATTACTTCCAACATCAGTTCAGTCAAAACCGCAAGGAGGACAAGTTGTAGCAGTTGGAGAGGGGAGAAGCATGGGCAGCGACAGCATAGAGATCAGTGTTCCA GTTGGTGCACAAGTTGTCTACTCTAAATATGCTGGCACAGAGTTGGAATTCGATGGGTCTGACCATCTCATTTTGAAAGAAGATGACATCATTGGTATTCTCGACACAGATGATGTGAAAGATCTGAAGCCACTGAATGACCGTGTTCTCATTAAG GTTGCAGAGGCTGAAGAGAAAACTGCAGGTGGTTTGCTATTGACACAAGCGACCAAAGAAAAGCCTTCTATTGGAACA GTGACAGCCGTAGGCCCAGGACCATTGGTTGAGGATGGCAGCAGGAAACCCTTGTCAATCACTCCTGGGAATACCGTGATGTACTCCAAGTACGCGGGAAGCGAGTTTAAGGGTGAAGATGGCGAATATATTGTTCTCAGGGTATCCGACGTAATGGCTGTTCTTTCCTAA
- the LOC127783985 gene encoding uncharacterized protein LOC127783985, which translates to MPANPKLAAKPSPSPPTAAAAASRPKATAKPPLGAGYRDNDDDDDDFQSPPRASSRAARALKPSGNGAASRRPSKRLKPSSSCCSGKENRPAAAGSGRAPAGRAASKGAGVGETLGVVSRVSSGVPGGDKARGGGICGLLRCGSDDFSSVSNGKKGLDRYWRRDGGLHSRPNPMDSTVSMPDATCDLENGGSQVAQMLSSNDRISVQLEGNAKVELGKSESDPTTMRKERNGSGACESDHPARLIEPRLLTLVTNCDFGGADSMDSKELGSAIHPSVSKDRNVENESGGASVCTFALHNRNCHSSCVESELEMLNAKYDLGPRDCKESQEGPGLCSLISEERTVAAEGDATFTFEERGNTSSGLEACKGSHCLDPVEPKLMDSCATHALEGDGCDDFEIGTQLNELINLCMEDYTEGPLSNKVACLEGNGMDCGSFNSSCEVQCPLCGSNISDLSEELRLVHTNSCLDGDKPAKEPNSDNQNEPCGESNVEKRRVMEWLRNLGLSKYEDIFIKEEVDWETLQWLTEEDLLGMGITSLGPRKKIAHALCELRKKNDDANDLAADMLNLENTKKAKIPMNGNKLITEYFRCPSSDQRQKKACKVNTPSNLNSQKNSNAKATGGRRTVKGKVKDTPIWCCIPGTPFRVDAFRYLRGDCCHWFLTHFHVDHYQGLTKSFCHGKIYCSSVTANLVHYKIGIPWDRLHVLPLNEKITIAGVNLTCFDANHCPGAVIILFEPSNGKAVLHTGDFRFSSEMANNRVLQSSPIHTLILDTTYCNPRYDFPTQEIVIQFVIEAIQAEAFNPKTLFLIGSYTIGKERLYMEVARLLQKKIYVGAAKLQILKHLGLPQEIMHWFTANEAESHIHVVPMWTLASFKRMKYLSTQYADRFDLIVAFCPTGWSFGKGKKRTPGRKWQQGAIIRYEVPYSEHSSFTELREFVRFISPEHIIPSVNNDGPDSANAMLAQLLND; encoded by the exons ATGCCGGCGAACCCCAAGCTCGCGGCGaagccctcgccgtcgccgccgaccgccgccgcagccgcctcccgGCCGAAAGCCACAGCCAAACCTCCCCTCGGTGCCGGATAccgcgacaacgacgacgacgacgacgatttcCAGAGCCCTCCCCGTGCCagcagccgcgccgcccgcgcgttGAAGCCCTCCGGTAATGGCGCGGCCTCGCGCCGCCCCAGCAAGAGGTTGAAGCCGTCGTCCTCGTGTTGCTCCGGGAAGGAGAAccgtccagccgccgccggtagTGGCAGGGCTCCCGCTGGGAGGGCCGCCTCGAAGGGCGCGGGGGTTGGCGAAACCCTAGGTGTCGTCTCGAGGGTTAGCAGCGGCGTTCCAGGCGGGGACAAAGCGAGGGGCGGAGGAATTTGCGGCCTATTGAGGTGCGGATCTGATGACTTTAGTTCAGTTTCTAATGGGAAGAAAGGATTGGATAGATATTGGCGTCGCGATGGAGGTTTGCATTCTCGCCCCAATCCGATGGATTCCACGGTTTCGATGCCGGATGCCACATGTGATTTGGAAAATGGGGGTTCTCAAGTGGCGCAAATGCTCAGCTCCAATGACCGTATCTCAGTTCAGTTGGAGGGGAACGCTAAGGTGGAGTTGGGAAAGTCTGAATCTGACCCTACGACTATGCGGAAGGAACGGAATGGCTCTGGGGCTTGTGAAAGTGATCATCCTGCAAGATTGATCGAGCCGAGGCTTCTGACATTGGTTACAAATTGTGATTTTGGAGGTGCAGACTCCATGGATTCAAAAGAGCTTGGTTCAGCGATTCATCCCTCTGTTTCCAAAGATAGGAATGTGGAGAACGAATCTGGGGGGGCATCTGTATGTACATTTGCACTTCATAACAGGAATTGCCACTCGAGTTGTGTTGAATCCGAACTTGAGATGTTGAATGCGAAGTATGATTTGGGTCCTCGTGATTGCAAGGAAAGCCAAGAGGGTCCGGGACTTTGTAGCTTGATTTCTGAAGAGAGGACAGTTGCGGCAGAAGGTGATGCAACTTTCACATTCGAGGAAAGGGGGAACACATCAAGTGGACTTGAGGCTTGTAAGGGGAGTCACTGCTTGGATCCAGTTGAACCAAAGCTTATGGACTCATGTGCAACACATGCACTTGAAGGTGATGGTTGTGATGATTTTGAGATCGGAACACAACTTAATGAGCTCATAAACTTGTGCATGGAGGATTACACGGAGGGTCCTTTGAGCAacaaggtggcttgccttgaaGGGAATGGAATGGATTGTGGGAGTTTTAATTCATCTTGTGAAGTGCAATGCCCTTTGTGTGGATCAAATATTTCTGACTTAAGTGAAGAGCTCCGGCTGGTGCATACTAACAGTTGCCTTGATGGAGATAAACCTGCTAAG GAACCGAATTCCGATAACCAAAATGAACCCTGCGGTGAAAGCAATGTTGAAAAGAGGCGTGTTATGGAATGGTTAAGGAATCTGGGGCTATCCAAGTATGAGGACATTTTTATCAAAGAAGAAGTTGACTGGGAAACCTTGCAATGGCTCACAGAAGAG GATCTTCTAGGTATGGGGATAACCTCTCTTGGTCCAAGAAAGAAAATTGCCCATGCTCTATGCGAGTTACGGAAGAAAAACGATGATGCCAATGATTTGGCTGCTGATATGTTAAATTTGGAGAATACCAAGAAGGCTAAAATTCCAATGAATGGAAACAAATTAATTACGGAGTACTTTCGGTGTCCATCATCTGATCAAAGACAAAAGAAAGCATGTAAAGTCAACACACCATCTAATTTGAATAGCCAGAAAAATTCCAATGCTAAGGCCACTGGTGGAAGGCGTACTGTTAAAGGAAAGGTTAAAGATACACCTATTTGGTGTTGTATCCCAGGGACCCCTTTTCGAGTG GATGCTTTTCGCTACTTGAGAGGAGATTGCTGCCACTGGTTTCTGACACACTTTCATGTAGACC ATTACCAAGGCTTGACAAAAAGCTTTTGTCATGggaaaatatattgttcatcaGTTACAGCTAATCTTGTACATTATAAGATTGGTATCCCATGGGATCGATTACATGTATTGCCACTCAATGAAAAGATTACTATCGCAGGAgttaatttaacatgttttgaTGCCAATCATTGTCCTGGAGCAGTTATTATTCTCTTTGAGCCATCTAATGGTAAA GCTGTTCTACACACTGGAGATTTCCGGTTTTCTTCTGAGATGGCAAACAATCGTGTTTTGCAGTCTTCTCCTATCCACACTCTAATACTTGACACAACCTACTGTAATCCACGA TACGACTTCCCAACTCAAGAGATTGTAATACAGTTTGTTATCGAGGCTATCCAAGCTGAAGCTTTCAATCCAAAGACACTTTTTTTGATTGGCAGCTATACAATTG GTAAAGAAAGACTGTATATGGAGGTTGCTCGTTTGCTTCAGAAGAAAATATATGTTGGAGCTGCAAAGTTGCAAATATTAAAGCACTTGGGGCTTCCTCAGGAAATCATGCACTGGTTTACAGCCAATGAAGCTGAAAGTCACATACATGTTGTTCCTATGTGGACTCTGGCAAGCTTCAAGCGGATGAAGTATTTGTCCACTCAATATGCT GATCGGTTTGACCTTATAGTTGCATTTTGTCCAACTGGTTGGTCATTTGGTAAAGGGAAGAAAAGGACACCAGGCAGAAAATGGCAACAAGGAGCAATAATCAG ATATGAAGTGCCCTACAGTGAACATAGCAGCTTCACAGAACTCCGGGAGTTTGTTAGGTTCATCTCACCAGAGCACATAATTCCTAGTGTAAACAATGATGGCCCTGATAGTGCAAATGCCATGCTGGCCCAATTGTTGAATGATTAG